GCTTGTTCCGCCTCTGCATACCGCTTGAGATTATTGAACGTGCGACCCACATTGATGTGTGCCCCGATGTCATCGGTCTGAATGCGCACGGCCTGCTGGAAATAGAGCAATGCCTCTTCGAACTTCCCTTCGTTCTCCAAAGCGTGTCCCACGTTATTGTACAGCTTGGCGTTGCGCTGATTTACATGCACACCAGACATGAACAGGGAGTATTCTGTACGCCAATCTAAATTGCGTTGATGCGTTTTCAGCGCGTGCGTGAGGAGCAGGATAGCGAGAGCAGCTTGTGAAAAACGTTGCCAGCTTAGGCTTCCACGGCGCTGAAGCTGCTCAAAGCCATAAGCCACCAGCAAGCAGTACCCCATGGATGGCATGTACAAAATGCGTTCTGCCACCACAAATCCAACGGGGAAGAACAGATTAGAGGCTGGGAGAAAGGGCAGCACCATCCAGCCCAGGCACATTATAAGTGTCCGCGACAGGGCCAGATTGCGGGTAAAGCAGGTCTTGGCGACCATAGCCCCCAATGCCAGAAAGGTAAGCAAAGTGGTTATGTTGCGGGAATCCGTGAATCCCTGCAGCAACGGAACAGTGCCTAAATATAGAGTTTACTTGATTACATTGAGCTTCTTTTATACTTTATGGACATTACTCACCCATTGTCCAGTCGCAGCAGAGCAGCGATGGGCATAACAGCAGCCAGCAGTTCAGGTAAATGAGGTAGCCGTAGGTAAGTTGTCTCTCAGGAGTATCCGCAGCAGAGGCTGGATTATCAAACCGCGTAAAGATGGGTAACTGTGAACCCATCACGTATACACGTCCCACCAGGAGGGTCAACGTGATGCCAACCAGGAAGCTCAAACGTTTCCACAGCGTCGACGATGACCAGCGTCGAATTCCCGAAGGATTCGCCAGCTTTGGCGACTGCTGCTCGGTCCGCTCGTCAAACAGGCGCAGCACAAAATGGCAAAGGTGCAGTGGCCGTAGTTGATGGACTACGAACAACTCATAGACCACGCATATGCCGGCAATGGTGATGCCTTGCTCCTTGCACAGCATGGAGGCCAACAGGCAACTGCCAAAGCAGCCAAAAAGCGTCAGCCAATTGGTGCGTCGCGGACAACCCGAGTCGCCGACGGACTTCGCGTAGCTAAGAAAGGCGGCCAGGAAGCAAATTGAAGAGAGCAATTCAGCACGCCCGACGACGCCAGTAACGGCCTCTGTGTGAACTGGATGCACGGCGAAGAGCAGCGAGGCCACGAAAGCGCATGTGTTGAGCTGGGAGACGGATGACGAGGATGGTGCCGAGATGGCATTACTGCCCGATGCGGCACACTGACGCAGCAGCAACCGGCAGACCCGACGCCACAAAAGGCAGACCGacaagtgcagcagcaggtTGACGAGGTGGTATCCAAACGGCTCAAGTGCATGCAGCAAGTAGTTGAAGCGGAACGTCAGCACGGTGAGTGGGCGATAAGACTTGTGGGACTGCTCCTTGCGCATCGGCGTCCCCCAGAAGTCGTTCAGGAAAACGTTGATCAGCGGAGTGTGCGGCCTCAGATCCTTGTTGTCCCTGATTGCGCTGATGTCATCGAAAACAAGCCCGCACTGAGTACTGTTGTAATAGCAGACTATGCAGGCTACGCATATACACAGGAACTCGAGCAGGTTGCGCTGCGGCGAGTTTGTGGCTCCTTCCCGCTCCCGTTCCCTCGGCAAAGTGGAGGGTGCATACTGATGGATTCCGGGGTTGGGGTTCGTTGACATGTTGATTTCGCGTTACTTCGTGAAA
The sequence above is drawn from the Drosophila melanogaster chromosome 2R genome and encodes:
- the Tmtc3 gene encoding transmembrane O-mannosyltransferase targeting cadherins 3, isoform A, with the translated sequence MSTNPNPGIHQYAPSTLPREREREGATNSPQRNLLEFLCICVACIVCYYNSTQCGLVFDDISAIRDNKDLRPHTPLINVFLNDFWGTPMRKEQSHKSYRPLTVLTFRFNYLLHALEPFGYHLVNLLLHLSVCLLWRRVCRLLLRQCAASGSNAISAPSSSSVSQLNTCAFVASLLFAVHPVHTEAVTGVVGRAELLSSICFLAAFLSYAKSVGDSGCPRRTNWLTLFGCFGSCLLASMLCKEQGITIAGICVVYELFVVHQLRPLHLCHFVLRLFDERTEQQSPKLANPSGIRRWSSSTLWKRLSFLVGITLTLLVGRVYVMGSQLPIFTRFDNPASAADTPERQLTYGYLIYLNCWLLLCPSLLCCDWTMGTVPLLQGFTDSRNITTLLTFLALGAMVAKTCFTRNLALSRTLIMCLGWMVLPFLPASNLFFPVGFVVAERILYMPSMGYCLLVAYGFEQLQRRGSLSWQRFSQAALAILLLTHALKTHQRNLDWRTEYSLFMSGVHVNQRNAKLYNNVGHALENEGKFEEALLYFQQAVRIQTDDIGAHINVGRTFNNLKRYAEAEQAYVQAKALFPQAKPGVSYHARIAPNHLNVFINLANLIAKNQTRLEEADHLYRQAISMRSDYVQAYINRGDILMKLNRTAQAQEVYEQALLYDNENADIYYNLGVVFLEQGKSQQAQVYFNKAIELYPEHEQALLNSAILLQELGGEEARRVSRSRLYKVLENDDQNEKVYFNLGMLAMDESSFDEAEQFFKRAIHLKADFRSALFNLALLLADTKRPLDAVPFLNQLIRHHPSHVKGLILLGDIYINHMKDLDEAEKCYRSILHYDPHNTQGLHNLCVVFVERKRLAKAAACLQYAQRLAPAEDYIGRHLQIVLARLQKINKLPESAPERKLAYEDYDPLEFKLPQDRPTHKSRKRS